A stretch of Aspergillus nidulans FGSC A4 chromosome VI DNA encodes these proteins:
- the swr1 gene encoding protein swr1 (transcript_id=CADANIAT00009538), whose product MQNGTTIGIPPENERVTERAEPVPSDLLPNNSPVNSPTIDPTLSEIKDVAADHNEEPPSKRRKVAGSTPSRRSHSRAASPPWKKAGADGPTSKIVDGKRRSTRVSNVGPVEQPPSDAKPTRSSQKQYVSKAVSSQRNAAVSSPLPMSPSRSGINRRSLAGVAVNGSPSTTAKGSIGRRRRESPSPVSKRASTRTRPDNMDAYHPSNGVTPRSNSTKTRSTRSFQLASSDFREETADDIGNDGQDEHGQRIQRLRIKVKKPALSIQHPSHVLPTRKYGSFKEWLENEGTGPGRMLTMTDALEEAQKRRQVTEAMEPGGLLSSEVCSAFLPEPQEELPQQFSHQDHLVAHALYFKKLLDKEHRAHRQAAKSLAAACAEVWRKRNKDPEDILREQQEEMRGKRKQLAKDLKKMFELARAEIDRVRLARWEEEQKAKDQRALDRAIKQSTMLFEKRRLEILGETGSDAPETTTDDEEVETDNGSENDDEEGESNMSTETEEEDGDDRDDDVGLTAEELRLKYANLPDTNPHPDQSPYSDEDSEDSDDIAADNTPGDTSGGVNRSPPPDSSGQVELDEVDPVLIDDSDESTDMDDDMGDSDDDGYSEAESDDEDGGEPGLLGFFSAKDLSLSNLHQTNSGEGDTHQTGADGDRNEDSSFDESEFGSEDPDEVTLVPTGPTNKDLSTPATVTASAELEPAAMTPSIDQTSTEEPIAIGTETPIETVAEDAAALADTEPVDVDVLDTSTNDSVPPVMSPATNLLKQIERQQHEPYHSRAASSEASPGTVATKPSEPESVSSIEAPAEKHAQPSESPGPGLKTPIPHLLRGTLREYQHFGLDWLAGLYSNHINGILADEMGLGKTIQTIALLAHLAVEHGVWGPHLVVVPTSVILNWEMEFKKWCPGFKIMTYYGNQEERRQKRRGWMDDNSWNVLITSYQLVLQDQQVLKRRSWHYMILDEAHNIKNFRSQRWQALLTFRTRARLLLTGTPLQNNLTELWSLLFFLMPTDGDEAGIEGFADLRNFSEWFRRPVEQILEHGRETMDDEAKQVVTKLHTVLRPYILRRLKADVEKQMPGKYEHVVYCRLSKRQRYLYDGFMSRAQTKETLASGNYLSIINCLMQLRKVCNHPDLFETRPISTSFAMPRSVATEFETSEALVRRRLLYQHPLEKLDLDFLNLVPISREDISRRLADDSARIMAYAPFNTLRERQYHRTNWEMKFNGSTVQSTLEALENDCRKRRMAELERSLYFESKRHGRRPVYGSSLIEFLTADSKQRPTAHGPLRKRSYADWLSSQSSVLASMMMSLEERSQAMDGYIQRFACVTPAAVAAGVTEAALTPISTRHLTNKERFPPHDPFHEAQMRLSIAFPDKRLLQYDCGKLQRLDKLLRDLKAGGHRALIFTQMTKMLDVLEQFLNIHGHRYLRLDGTTKVEQRQILTDRFNNDNRILAFILSSRSGGLGINLTGADTVIFYDLDWNPAMDKQCQDRCHRIGQTRDVHIYRFVSEYTIESNILRKANQKRMLDDVVIQEGEFTTDYFTKLDVRDMIGNDEALKDEASAAMDRVLENRVTNTSRVFEQAEDKEDIDAAKNAQKELEHADDGDFDDRANANASGVTAASASASGAGQTPTQAGTPLPDEAQQSLNANNAEVAEDTADSDPSVGHIDDYLLRFMEWNMKDEPLVLPVDKSMKKSKKGKEHRLRKRRR is encoded by the coding sequence ATGCAAAACGGCACAACTATTGGTATACCGCCCGAGAATGAACGAGTGACTGAAAGAGCCGAGCCCGTTCCATCCGATCTTTTACCCAACAATTCTCCCGTCAATTCTCCCACTATTGATCCTACTCTGTCCGAGATCAAAGATGTCGCAGCCGATCATAATGAAGAACCGCCATCCAAACGACGAAAAGTTGCGGGCTCGACGCCCTCGCGCCGTTCACACTCTAGGGCAGCTTCCCCCCCTTGGAAAAAAGCGGGCGCTGACGGTCCGACGTCGAAAATTGTGGATGGTAAACGTCGATCTACGAGAGTTAGTAACGTCGGCCCTGTCGAGCAACCTCCATCCGATGCAAAACCAACGCGGTCCAGCCAGAAGCAGTATGTAAGCAAAGCGGTCTCTAGTCAAAGGAATGCAGCTGTGTCGTCTCCGCTACCAATGTCTCCATCCCGTTCAGGAATAAATAGGAGGTCTCTTGCTGGCGTCGCTGTAAATGGCTCACCCAGTACCACGGCGAAGGGCTCTATAGGCCGGAGACGACGTGAATCGCCTTCACCCGTGTCCAAGCGTGCGTCTACGCGTACAAGGCCTGATAATATGGACGCATACCACCCTTCTAACGGAGTCACCCCTCGCTCGAACTCGACTAAGACTAGGTCAACTAGGTCCTTCCAACTTGCATCATCAGACTTCAGAGAGGAAACAGCGGATGACATAGGAAATGATGGGCAAGACGAACATGGACAGCGAATACAACGTTTACggatcaaggtcaagaaacCGGCGCTCAGCATCCAACATCCGTCCCATGTCTTGCCTACACGGAAATACGGCTCATTCAAAGAATGGCTCGAGAATGAAGGTACTGGGCCAGGGCGCATGCTTACTATGACAGATGCGTTGGAGGAGGCGCAGAAAAGACGGCAAGTAACGGAAGCTATGGAGCCTGGCGGTCTTTTGAGCTCTGAAGTTTGCTCTGCCTTTCTGCCAGAACCACAAGAAGAACTTCCACAGCAATTCTCGCACCAGGATCATCTCGTGGCACATGCCTTGTACTTCAAGAAACTTCTCGATAAGGAACACCGTGCTCATCGCCAGGCGGCTAAATCACTTGCCGCGGCGTGTGCAGAGGTATGGAGAAAACGCAATAAAGATCCGGAGGATATACTTAGGGaacaacaagaagaaatgcGCGGGAAGCGCAAGCAGCTGGCCAAGGACCTCAAGAAAATGTTCGAGCTGGCCCGAGCAGAGATCGACCGGGTACGACTCGCacggtgggaagaggagcagaaagcgaAAGATCAACGAGCTTTGGATCGGGCGATTAAGCAGTCCACCATGTTGTTTGAAAAGCGACGGCTGGAGATTTTGGGCGAAACAGGGAGCGATGCCCCGGAGACTAcaactgatgatgaagaagtcgaGACTGATAATGGGTCTGAgaatgatgacgaggagggtgAGAGTAATATGTCGACGGAaaccgaagaggaagacggggATGACAGGGACGATGATGTGGGCCTCACTGCAGAGGAGCTGCGATTGAAATATGCAAATTTACCAGATACCAACCCCCATCCAGACCAATCTCCATATTCCGATGAGGACTCTGAGGACAGTGACGACATCGCTGCTGACAATACCCCTGGCGACACTTCTGGCGGTGTCAACCGATCTCCGCCGCCAGATTCTTCGGGTCAAGTAGAACTCGACGAAGTTGACCCAGTGCTCATAgatgatagtgatgaatCTACCGATATGGACGATGACATGGGTGACAGCGATGACGATGGATATAGCGAGGCTGAGtcggatgacgaagacggtgGTGAACCTGGATTACTGGGATTTTTCTCCGCAAAGGACTTAAGTCTCAGTAATTTGCATCAAACTAACTCTGGTGAGGGCGATACTCATCAAACAGGCGCTGATGGTGACCGCAACGAGGATTCATCCTTTGATGAGTCCGAATTCGGGTCCGAAGACCCAGACGAAGTTACGCTTGTTCCTACTGGACCAACGAATAAAGACCTGAGCACACCGGCTACAGTCACAGCTTCTGCGGAGCTGGAACCTGCGGCAATGACCCCTTCCATAGATCAGACATCTACCGAAGAGCCTATCGCCATCGGTACTGAGACCCCAATTGAAACCGTCGCTGAGGATGCCGCTGCGCTCGCTGATACAGAGCCCGTTGACGTTGATGTATTGGATACTTCTACTAATGACAGCGTTCCTCCAGTTATGTCACCTGCGACAAACCTCCTCAAGCAAATTGAGCGGCAACAGCATGAGCCCTACCATAGTAGAGCTGCTTCTAGCGAAGCATCTCCTGGAACGGTGGCCACTAAACCTTCTGAACCAGAATCTGTCTCGTCAATCGAAGCGCCAGCAGAGAAGCACGCACAGCCCAGCGAATCGCCTGGACCTGGCTTAAAGACTCCGATACCACATCTTCTGCGAGGGACCCTGCGAGAGTATCAGCATTTTGGTTTAGACTGGCTAGCGGGTCTTTATTCGAATCATATCAACGGCATTCTCGCGGATGAGATGGGTCTGGGAAAGACTATTCAAACCATTGCCCTGCTTGCTCACCTGGCAGTAGAACATGGAGTTTGGGGTCCGCATCTTGTCGTGGTTCCCACCAGTGTCATTCTTAACTGGGAAATGGAGTTCAAAAAATGGTGCCCGGGGTTCAAAATCATGACGTACTATGGCAACCAAGAAGAACGCCGGCAAAAACGCAGGGGTTGGATGGATGACAACAGTTGGAACGTTCTGATCACATCATACCAATTAGTCCTACAAGATCAGCAGGTTCTCAAGCGAAGAAGTTGGCATTACATGATTCTTGACGAGGCGCACAACATCAAGAACTTTCGCTCCCAGAGATGGCAAGCTCTGCTCACGTTTCGCACCAGAGCGCGACTCTTGCTTACTGGAACCCCCCTTCAAAATAATCTTACCGAGCTGTGgtcccttctcttctttttgaTGCCAACCGATGGTGACGAGGCTGGTATTGAAGGCTTTGCCGACTTGAGGAACTTCTCAGAATGGTTTCGGCGTCCCGTAGAGCAGATCTTGGAGCATGGCCGGGAAACAATGGACGACGAGGCGAAACAAGTAGTGACAAAGTTGCATACTGTCCTGCGACCGTATATTTTGCGTCGTCTAAAAGCTGACGTCGAGAAACAAATGCCCGGCAAGTACGAGCATGTCGTGTATTGCAGACTATCAAAGCGACAAAGATACTTGTACGATGGCTTCATGTCTAGGGCACAGACCAAGGAGACGCTTGCATCCGGGAACTATCTGTCGATCATCAACTGCTTGATGCAGCTACGCAAAGTCTGTAATCACCCCGATCTCTTCGAGACACGGCCGATCTCAACCTCATTTGCGATGCCACGTTCCGTCGCAACGGAGTTTGAGACAAGCGAAGCCCTAGTTCGGCGGCGTCTGCTTTACCAACATCCCTTGGAAAAGCTCGATTTGGATTTCCTCAACCTGGTGCCCATCTCAAGGGAGGACATATCGCGAAGGCTGGCGGATGATAGCGCCAGGATTATGGCTTATGCTCCCTTTAACACACTCCGCGAGCGTCAGTACCACCGGACAAACTGGGAGATGAAATTTAATGGATCAACCGTACAGTCTACATTGGAGGCATTGGAGAACGACtgcaggaagaggagaatggCCGAACTGGAAAGATCTCTGTATTTTGAGTCCAAGCGCCATGGTCGGCGTCCCGTGTATGGAAGCAGCCTTATTGAGTTCCTTACGGCAGACAGCAAACAGCGGCCGACTGCCCATGGTCCCTTACGGAAACGCTCGTACGCGGATTGGTTATCCAGCCAATCCTCTGTATTGGcctcgatgatgatgtctcTGGAGGAAAGATCTCAAGCGATGGATGGATATATCCAACGCTTTGCCTGCGTTACTCCGGCAGCGGTTGCTGCAGGGGTTACAGAAGCCGCTTTGACACCCATCTCAACGCGACACCTTACGAACAAGGAGAGATTTCCGCCACATGATCCCTTCCACGAGGCTCAGATGCGCCTATCTATCGCTTTCCCAGACAAAAGGCTTCTGCAGTATGACTGTGGAAAACTACAGAGACTGGACAAGCTGCTACGCGATCTTAAAGCCGGCGGTCACCGAGCGTTGATTTTTACTCAGATGACTAAAATGCTAGACGTGCTAGAGCAGTTCCTTAACATCCACGGGCACCGTTATCTTCGTCTGGATGGTACGACCAAAGTTGAGCAGCGGCAGATCCTCACGGATCGGTTCAATAATGACAATCGCATCCTGGCATTCATCCTGTCCAGTCGTTCTGGAGGTCTAGGTATCAACTTGACAGGCGCCGACACGGTGATATTCTATGACTTAGACTGGAATCCAGCTATGGACAAACAGTGCCAGGACCGCTGCCATCGTATTGGGCAAACCCGCGACGTGCACATCTATCGCTTCGTCTCAGAGTACACAATCGAATCCAACATCCTCCGCAAGGCGAACCAAAAGCGCATGCTGGACGACGTTGTCATCCAAGAAGGCGAGTTCACAACTGATTATTTCACGAAGCTCGACGTGCGCGATATGATTGGCAATGACGAGGCTCTTAAAGACGAGGCCAGTGCTGCCATGGACCGCGTCCTCGAGAACCGAGTCACCAACACTTCGCGCGTATTCGAGCAGGCCGAGGACAAAGAAGATATCGACGCCGCTAAGAACGCGCAGAAAGAACTCGAACACGCTGATGACGGCGATTTCGATGATCGTGCCAATGCTAATGCCAGCGGCGTCACCGCTGCCTCGGCTTCTGCCTCCGGCGCCGGCCAGACTCCAACGCAAGCAGGCACACCCCTACCAGACGAGGCGCAGCAGTCCCTAAACGCAAACAATGCCGAGGTCGCCGAAGACACAGCGGACTCTGATCCGTCCGTTGGCCATATCGACGACTACCTGCTGAGGTTCATGGAATGGAATATGAAAGACGAGCCGCTCGTGCTTCCTGTAGACAAGAGCATGAAGAAGTCTAAGAAGGGGAAGGAGCATCGTCTTCGAAAGAGACGACGTTGA
- a CDS encoding uncharacterized protein (transcript_id=CADANIAT00009541): MKIALLSAITVLLSTTVTSFTVPTSDITIRHGNLIRSASEPVDLEGRDLEKRRGGGGRGGSGGGSSGGGSGGRGGGGGSSSSSSNHPGTRPGSTSTTSNTGGTSRGGSGTRPTYGRGGGYYGGGATVPYQSGIRSPLGIVPFFLPLAALVAFFPGPWLYGAHIYPYGHPYHYINDTTNKNESMPVICLCAEYSTCGCDDNNNSTYYESLFNGTQPKNGSIVRVTDVNGTQTIAINGTLQNGTTADEDTVDSAAALTW; this comes from the exons ATGAAGATTGCACTCCTATCAGCTATAACAGTGCTTCTCTCCACAACCGTCACCTCTTTCACGGTTCCGACGTCAGATATAACCATTCGCCATGGCAACCTCATCAGATCCGCCTCTGAACCCGTAGATCTCGAAGGCAGAGATCTGGAAAAGCGtcgtggaggaggcggcaGAGGCGGTAGTGGAGGTGGGAGCAGTGGAGGCGGAAGTGGTGGacgtggtggtggtggaggatCCAGCTCTAGCTCGAGCAATCATCCAGGAACCCGTCCAGGCTCAACAAGTACCACCAGCAACACTGGAGGTACATCGCGCGGTGGTTCTGGAACACGGCCGACGTATGGACGTGGTGGCGGTTACTATGGTGGTGGTGCGACTGTTCCTTATCAATCGGGCATTCGGTCACCATTAGGTATTgtgcccttcttcttgcctctCGCTGCCCTGGTGGCCTTCTTCCCTGGCCCCTGGCTCTACGGGGCACACATCTATCCTTACGGCCACCCTTACCATTACATCAACGACACCACGAACAAGAACGAATCAATGCCGGTTATCTGCTTGTGCGCGGAGTACTCGACTTGCGGATgcgacgacaacaacaataGCACGTACTATGAATCGCTCTTCAATGGAACACAACCTAAAAACGGCAGCATTGTCAGAGTTACCGACGTCAACGGTACGCAAACCATTGCCATCAATGGGACCCTGCAAAACGGGACTACGGCGGACGAGGATACGGTAGATTCGGCCGCTGCCTTGACG TGGTAG
- a CDS encoding Clr5 domain-containing protein (transcript_id=CADANIAT00009539) produces the protein MKSSVPISSDVWEEKKALIAALYKDEEWPLKQVIKKIRSENFNPSETQLRSRLKKWRVTKPSRQTRERTKESVRSPKTTSCSNNNGSPNAQTRSRLPPTTAEVPATQSEWTMPNRVDGRHSLPTMPLPFGQQDISTVWAPASSHSSPLSSPGKSRVDSLASMAISTSSYEPSRTSSLVDSALLDSTPAMTPTFANSPYALENDSCLQTAVPTTTAVPPVQWAMPQWYLVPMETGSQAPSMPFYSTGPLTPPIDPMMLPMAPQTPEFHDCIKSWKRTLSSPYDPDLVSAKLQQPPKSLERKVSHSSTISTSQYPSGMVTPTSPYCHGQYPSVCSPGYPYSGSESLVHRSSIDL, from the exons ATGAAGAGCTCTGTTCCCATTTCATCTGATGTatgggaggagaagaaagccttgATTGCTGCCCTATAcaaggacgaagaatggCCGCTAAAGCAAGTCATCAAGAAGATCCGCTCCGAGAACTTCAATCCGAG TGAGACCCAGTTACGAAGCAGGTTGAAGAAGTGGCGTGTCACCAAACCTTCCCGTCAGACCAGAGAACGCACCAAAGAGAGTGTCCGCAGCCCTAAGACCACAAGTTGTTCCAATAATAACGGCTCCCCAAACGCCCAAACGCGTTCACGGCTGCCACCAACGACAGCAGAAGTCCCCGCAACCCAGTCAGAGTGGACCATGCCCAACAGAGTAGACGGGCGGCACAGCTTACCTACAATGCCCCTTCCGTTTGGTCAACAAGACATTTCCACTGTCTGGGCCCCAGCTTCGAGTCATTCATCACCTCTAAGTTCGCCAGGAAAGTCCCGCGTGGACTCTCTTGCCTCTATGGCTATTTCCACTTCCAGTTACGAACCATCACGAACTTCATCCTTGGTAGATAGTGCCTTGCTCGATAGCACCCCGGCAATGACTCCCACTTTTGCAAACTCCCCTTATGCTTTGGAGAACGACTCCTGCTTGCAAACAGCCGTGCCAACAACGACCGCGGTCCCACCAGTCCAGTGGGCAATGCCACAGTGGTATCTGGTGCCCATGGAGACGGGCTCTCAAGCCCCATCGATGCCCTTTTACTCAACGGGTCCTTTGACTCCGCCAATTGACCCCATGATGCTCCCAATGGCCCCACAGACGCCGGAGTTTCATGATTGCATAAAATCATGGAAACGCACATTGTCTTCTCCCTATGACCCAGATCTTGTTTCAGCAAAGCTTCAGCAACCACCAAAATCTCTTGAGCGAAAAGTATCGCATTCTTCAACCATAAGCACTAGCCAGTACCCAAGTGGGATGGTTACCCCAACATCTCCTTACTGTCATGGGCAATACCCTTCTGTATGCTCACCGGGCTACCCCTATTCTGGTTCTGAATCTCTTGTGCATCGGTCGAGCATTGATCTCTGA
- a CDS encoding NADPH:quinone oxidoreductase family protein (transcript_id=CADANIAT00009540), whose amino-acid sequence MRAIQVKEYVKGPLDLTVSTLPTPSPSPSAYLIEIHSAGTNFFDLLQIRGKYQHQPPLPWISGSEFAGTIAAVPTTSGPWKYKVGDRVFGATQGAYATHVLAPESALLPVPQGWSFEDAAGLFVTAPTSYGGLVHRANVQPGEWVLVHAAAGGVGLAAVQIAKARGATVIATAGTERKREVAKAFGADYVIDYRDKAWPEKVKALCAEHRSGNGKAGVDVVYDPVGMIDLSLKCVAWNARLLVIGFAAGSIEKVALNRVLLKNVSIVGLHWGQYAKFETETVGAVWKGIFDLIAQGKFRGTAFRDESFVGLESVPRALQALGGRETWGKVVVRIIDDKGSKL is encoded by the exons ATGCGCGCTATCCAGGTTAAAGAATACGTCAAG GGTCCACTCGACCTCACAGTTTCCACCCTTCCAACTCCGTCCCCCTCCCCGTCCGCCTACCTAATTGAAATCCACTCGGCAGGGACAAACTTCTTTGACCTGCTTCAAATCCGAGGCAaataccagcaccagcctcCGCTCCCATGGATCAGCGGCTCTGAGTTCGCAGGCACGATTGCCGCCGTCCCAACAACAAGCGGGCCATGGAAATACAAAGTCGGGGACCGGGTGTTCGGTGCCACGCAGGGCGCGTATGCCACGCATGTCCTGGCACCCGAGTCGGCTCTGCTCCCTGTACCGCAGGGTTGGAGCTTTGAGGATGCGGCAGGACTGTTCGTTACGGCGCCAACATCGTATGGTGGACTGGTGCATCGGGCAAATGTGCAGCCTGGGGAGTGGGTACTTGTTCATGCGGCTGCTGGAGGTGTTGGGCTTGCGGCGGTGCAGATTGCCAAGGCGCGCGGAGCGACAGTGATTGCGACGGCGGGGAccgagagaaagagggaggtTGCGAAAGCTTTCGGGGCAGACTACGTGATCGATTACCGGGACAAGGCCTGGccagagaaggtgaaggcgTTGTGCGCAGAGCATCGGAGCGGGAATGGTAAGGCCGGCGTAGATGTTGTTTACGACCCCGTCGGCATGATTGATCTGAGTTTGAAGTGTGTGGCGTGGAATGCGCGGCTGCTGGTTATTGGATTTGCGGCAGGAAGTATAGAGAAGGTTGCGCTGAACCGGGTCTTGTTGAAGAATGTTAGCATTGTCGGACTGCACTGGGGCCAGTATGCGAAGTTTGAAACCGAGACGGTGGGCGCCGTGTGGAAGGGCATCTTTGATCTGATCGCGCAGGGCAAGTTCAGGGGCACGGCTTTCAGGGACGAAAGCTTTGTTGGGTTGGAGAGTGTGCCCAGGGCACTGCAGGCGCTCGGTGGAAGGGAGACATGGGGAAAGGTCGTCGTTCGAATTATCGACGACAAGGGTAGTAAGTTGTAA